TTGCGACGTGGAGAGGTGGCGAGCGACGAGACCGCTCAACCCGATCAACTGCGTGTCCCCGACTACGGAACGGGTCGCGAGCTTTCCCTCGGCGAGCGGCGGAGTCTGGCTCGCCGACCCGATCGGAGAAACTTCGATCGCCTGCTCGGAGACCCGCACCCGATGGTCGTGCAAATCCTGCTACGAAACCCACGCCTCACCCTGGATGACGTGGTGCGCATGACCAGCCGCCGCCCCGCGAATCGCCGTGTGCTCCAGGAGATCGTCACCTCGTCTCGCTGGGTGGCCCGGAGCCGGGTGCGGCTCTCCGTGCTGCTCAATCCCGGAGCGCCAGACGCCCTGGTGATGCCGTACCTCCCGCTCTGCGGCCGCCGCGAGCTCGAGGAGCTGATCGAGAGCGGTCGCCTACCCCTGGTACGCCGCGCCACCGCTCACGAGCTGCTAGAGCGGCGCCCGCCCATGGCCGAGCCTGACACCCTCGACGTGCACTGAGGGGCCCAGATAATTCCGCACGGTAGTTAGGGAACTGCCTCCCCCCATGGCGCGCTTGGCGTCCTCGGCGGCCAACTCCGTTTGAAGAGGGACCCCAAGAACGCCAGGAGCGTGATCACTCGGCGGCTTCTGCCTCGGGCTGCTTCTCTTCGGCGCCGCAGGAGATGGCGAGCAGCTCGACGATGTCCAGCTGCTTGATCTTGTCTTCCTTCTCCTCAGCCTTGATGCCGTCGGTCAGCATCGTCATGCAGAAGGGACACGCGGACGCGATGGTGTCCGCACCGGTCTCGAGCAGCTGCTTGGTCCGCTTGATGTTCACGCGGTCCTTGTTCTGCTCTTCCATCCACATCTGCGCGCCGCCAGCGCCGCAGCACAGGCCCTTGTTCTTGGTCCAGTACTCGGGCTCCACGAGCTGTACGCCAGGGATGCCTTCGAGGATCTTGCGCGGCGGATCGTAGATGTCGTTGTAACGGCCGAGGTAACAGCTGTCGTGATAGACGACCTTGGCGTTGACGGACTTGCCGGGCTTGAGCTTGCCCTCGGCGACCAGCCCCAGGAGGTAGTCCGTGTGGTGAACGACCTCGTACTTGCCGCCAAAATCCGGGTACTCGTTGGCGAGGGTGTTGAAGCAATGGGGGCAGGTCGTGATGATCTTCTTCACCCCACCCTGCTCCTTGTATCCGTTCAGCGTCTCGATGTTCGCCTCGGCCAAGGTCATGAAGAGGTACTCGTTACCTGCACGGCGCGCTGAGTCGCCAGTGCAGGTCTCTTCTTGACCGAGCACGGCAAAGTCGATTCCAGCCTGACGCAACAGCGCTGCCGTTGCGCGCGAGATGCGCTTGGCGCGGTCGTCGTAGCTCGCAGCGCAGCCGACCCAGTAGAGCACTTCGGCGTCGGGCTTGTCAGAGGCCAGCGGAATGTCCAGACCCTCGGCCCAGTTCGCGCGGTCCATACGCGACAGATTCCACGGATTGCCGTTAGTCTCCATGCCATCAAACGGGCCTTGCAGTTCCGCGGGGAACTCACCTTGGATGGTCACCAGGTTACGTCGCATCTGCACGATCTTGTCGACGTAGGTGATCATCACCGGGCACTGCTCTTCGCAGGCGCGGCAGGTGGTGCATGCCCAGAGGACGTCCTCGTGAACGACGCCGGGCACCAAGTTCAGGTCTTCGAAGACGCGCTCGCCGCTGTCGGCCTTCTCGCCGCCGTCGGCTTCGGCGCTCGCCTCTTCCGTCGACTCCTCAGCGCTCTCCTCACCCCCTTCTTCCGCACCTTCCTTCGGACGTAGGTCGTCGAGGAGCACGCGGTTGATCTTGGTGACCTCCATGATCTCGTCCTGGCGGTGATACAGATGATCCCGCAGGTCGAGGGTGAAGTGCTTGGGACTGAGGATCTTGCCGGTCGTTGCCGCAGGGCAATTGTCCGAGCAACGTCCACACTCAGTGCAGGTGTAGAAGTCGAGGACGTCCTTCCAGGTGAAGTGCTGAATGCGCGCGTAGCCAATCGGCGCCGCGTGCATGTCGTCAGACTCCATGCCCTTCTCCACCATCGCCATGAGCTCGTCAGAGTTCTTGGCCATGGGGCGAATCCGGCCCTTGGGGGTGAGGTCCGTCAGGAAGACGTTCTGCATCACCGTCAGGATGTGGAAGTGCTTCGAGTAGGGCAGGATGTTGAGGAAGATCAACACCAGGCTCGAGTGCGTCCAGAAGCCGATGTGCGCGAGGATGACCAGCGCGTTGGGCGAGAGCCCCTGCACCGCCAACGCGGCGCTCGAGCCCGCGGGTTCCCAAGGGCTGAAGTGGACTTGCTCGGGAACGTGGGAGCCAAGCGGCGCGACGATCGTCTGGATGCTTCCGCAGGTCGCGACCAGGTCGCCCGTGGGGTTCGCACACAGCGCGGCGTGCTTCACGTGCAGCACTTGAGCGGCGCCATCGTAGAAGATGTCCGCGAGCATCATCGTGATGATGATGCCGAGGATCAACAGACCCTCCCAGCTGAGCGCCATGCGCTTCTGCTTGTTGATCGTGCGGTAGTACACGAACACCAGCGCGCCCAGCACGACGAGGGACGCCAGCACGTCCTTCAGCAGGTTGTAAATTTTTCCGAGCGGAATTCCAGCAACGGGCTCCGGCCCGAGGATGAACAAGTTGAAGCTCGGGTCGAAGCCACGGCCCCAGAGGATGATCGACCGCGCGAGCAGCAGCACGAACCCCAGGAAGATGAACTGGTGCGCGAGACCCGCCGCCAGGTAGTAGCGCATCTTCTTCTGGAAGAAGGCGTAAACCCAGACTGCCTTGGCGCGTGCACCGATGTTGGAAACACGGCTTTCATGGGTGGGGCCACCCACCTTCAGCATCGCCCACCGACGATGAGCGCTCCACGCGAACATCGCGAGCAAACTGAGGATGACTGCGGCCATTGCGATGGGGTTCATCTGGACCTCTCTAGACGCCGTTTGGGGGAGAAGGCGTAGCTCTCGGGGAACACGCGCGACGGGGCGCAGAAGTAACGGGAAGGCAGCCTGGCTGCCAAGGCTTACCAAAACCCAGCGTCCCGACGTGGGGAGCTGGTTTTTCAAGCGTTGCGTGCCTGGTGGTTCAGGCAGCAGGCCGCGTGGTGTCTTAGAGGCTAATGCTGCCGCGCGTCAATCGGGCTCGCAAATTTGTTGGACAAAGTGCGCCGCAGGTTCGAAATGCACTGCCGCAGGCGTCAACCTCGTCCGGAAATTCTCAGCAGAATCAGCACGATAACGTACAGCACCACGGCCGCTGCCAGCAGCTTGACCCAAAGCGCCATCGCCGGTTTTTCGGGACCGGGAGTCGGCGGGACCACGGCGAGCGCGTCCTCGACTCGCGTCACGCCTTCCTCGGGCTCTTCGGCGATCCTGACCTTCAGCAGCAAATTGCCCCGCGGCAAGTCGCTGCCTTCCGGGGCGAGCCCGCCGTGGGCGGGTACGCGGATCACCAAGGAGCGCGGCCCTGACGACGGAGGACCGTCGTCTGAGTGCATTGGCAACTTCACTTGCACCAGCTCGGGCAGCTCACGACGTCCACGGGTGCTGATGGCTCCGGCGCGCTCGCACGCGTCGCACCCGCCTCCACCGCACACCGCACACGAGAGATTGCGCGGCAGCTCGAACTCGATGCTGGCGCCTTCCTCGAGCCACTCCCGAGGGATCTGGATGCGGTGCTCCACGTCAGGTCCCCGCGGACCGTCCGTTGCGTGCGTCACCTTGCCAAGAACCTGCGCCCCCACGATCCGCTGAGCGTACCTCAGGACCGCAGGGCTTTGGCCGCAGAATCACCGCTCCAGATCGGTTCGTCCAGTCGACGAGATGAGCATCAAGTCAGGACACTGACTCAGCTGCCGGATGCGTCTTCAGCGGCGGCGGTCACCTCCTGAAGCACTTCGTTCAGCGCGCGCTCGACGAGCTGGTGCTCCTCCGCTGATGGCTCACGCGCCAGATCAACGCGGAATCCATCCTGATCTTGGGCCACGCTGCGCAACAAGCCCGCGGGCAGGCGCGCCTCGAGAGCGGTGGCAACCGCCTGCAGCAACGCAGTATCCCCAAAACACCCACAGGGCCGGCCCTCCTCCAGCGCCTCCAAGTGCTCGGTTGCAATATCCGCATCGGGATGTCCCAGCGTCAGCAGATCGAGCGCTGCCTCCAGCTTGCCCGCGGCCTCATCATCGCCGGCATGCTGCAAGAGCACGCCCTGGGTCGTCAGGCAGCTGCCGATCAGTTCCTGTTCCTTCGAGTCACGCGCCGCTTCAACGGAACGCTCCATGAGCTCCCGGGACTCGGCGTCATCACCTATTGCCGCACGGTACTGAGCATGGCGCGCCAAGCCAAGCGCCAGCACTCGCGGGCCCTTCGCAGCGAACTCCGCCGCCCGCTCGAATGCTGCGATGGCTTCCGCCTTGCGGCCCTGCGCGGCGTGAGCCTCTCCCAACGCGATCTGGATGTCCGCTTGTCCAAGCAGGTCACCAGCACCCTTCGCGAGCTTATCGAGCACCCCCAGCGCACGCATCTGAGCGTCATCGTCGCCAGCTTCCGCCGCCGTGCGCACCGTCTGCGCCAGCAGGGCACCACGCAGCCGGTGGGTGTCTCCCAGGCTCTCGCAAACCAACGCCTCGATATCGGAGAGCGCCAACAGCGCGAGAGGTGGCGCTGATTGGGGTACGCGCTCCAGGGCGGCCTCCGCCAGCGTCTCGACTAGTTCAGGCGGCAGCTCCATTTCCTCAGGGAATGATGGTTCGACGGGGCTATATGCCTTGACCACGAAGGCTCGCAGCGCGAGCGCCGGAGCCACGCCCGCATCTCCCAGGGACGCCAGCGTCTGAACCGCGCCGTCGACCAGCGCGAGCGCTTCCTCGATCTCGCCTTGCTCGTAGAGCACACCGGCGAGCGCCGTGTTCCCCGTCGCTACCGCCTGACCGAGCTCGCCATAGGTCTCGCTCAGCTCAGAGACCAGCGCCCGCAACACCTGCTCGGCGGCTGACAGCTGACCCTGGCGATCCAGGGCCGCGCCCAGCTGAAACAGGTAACCGAAGCGCGCGGCTTGCTCTTCCTCGTTTTGCGGCACGACCCGCGCGGCGGCCTGCAAGCTCATGAGCATCTCCGTTGGCTTACCCGCAGCGTGAAAGAACTGCGACGCCTCGAAGTGCGCCTGGCAAGCGCGACCGCTCTGGGCCCCGTAGGCCTGCGCCGCGATCTTCACGGCGTCGGTGACGATGCGCTCACCAGAGAGGGGGTTACCGCGTTGGAGCGCCTCGAGAGCGCGCTGGAGGGCTGACATGAGGGTCGGCATGTTGTGCCGAGAGGCGCCGCTTGCCAATGCCGATCCCCAACTCCTTTGCGCAGATTGCTTCGGCGGTGCGTAAGCCGCCAAGGGCCGCCGCAAGGATGCTCTGCCCGGGGAAAACGCTGTCCCCCACCAGGTAGAGTCCCGGTTCGACCCGCAGCGGCCCAAGGCGCCGGTAGTTTGCGAGTCCAGCTCGGCGCGGAACGCCCCCGACGTATCCGCCAAAGCGGCCGGTAAAGCGTTCGAAGGTGCGCGGGCTAGCTGGCATCCAGTGGAGCGCGGCACCTGCAACCTCCGGGGCGCGCAGCTCGAGGGTGCGGCGCATGGCCTGCTGGATCGCTCGAACCGTATCAGCCCGCTCCGACTCGCTCAGGCTGCGGAGCCAAGCCAGCTTCACGTGCGTCGAGAGCGTGGCGCTCCGTTGCTTCGATCCCGAGGCTACCCCGTCGCTGTGCTCACGAGCGTCGCTCACGGAGCAGAACACGTGATTTCCGCATGAAAATTCCTGCTCCGTGTCCGCGACCAACTGCAGGTGAAACGCCGCCTTCTCTGAGAGCTTGGTAGCGTCCAGAGTCAGGTAGCTCATCACGGCTCCCCACCCCGACTCGACCTGCGCGCTCAACTCTCTGAGCTCCGCGTCCGCGTAGCCAAGCAAACGCGCCAGGTCTTGAGGCAGCAAGTTTGCGATCACACTTCGCGCGCGCCACGTGCCGTGCCGCGTCTCGACTCGGAAGTCTCCAAGCGGTTCCCGCGCGATGCGCTGCACCCGATTGGAGAAGCGAACGTCGGTGCCCCGACGTGAGATCGCGTCGGTGACCGCGGAGGCAAAGCTGCCAATGCCCCCAGCGACATGCCCTGTCCCGCGAAAGCAGTAGTCGAGGGCAGCCAGCGCGAAAGGCGCTTCCGCTTCGTCTGCAGCGGTTTGCACGGTGATTTGGCACACCGCGTTCAGGTAGGTCCGGAGGGCCTGGCACTCACTCAAGCCATGGCGTTCGATGTAGCGACCGAGGGGCTGCCCGATCAGCGGGAGCAGCTTCAGGTAGCTCGGTGTACGCAGGGAGTGCTGCCACAGAGAGCTGCTGCGAAACGGGGGCAGCAGCTCCGGCGTATCGAACAGCTGCCATAGGGTGTCCGCTATGGTTTTTTGTTCCGCGAAGAAACGCTGCAAGCTGGACGCGAAGCGCGGCTCGAGCGCAGACAGCGTCTCGACGAAGCGAGCGCGGTCGCGCCAAACGGGGAGTACCAGCTCTGGCGTACGCAGCTCAATCAGCGGGTCGAGGGCTTGAAACTCGACGCCCAGTTCGAGCTGGCGGCTCCAGTCATCGAACAGCTGTCCTGGACCAAAGCCACTGAACAGCGTGGCCCCGGACTCGTAGCGCTGGCCCCCCCGGGTGAAGCTGCTGGCACAGCCGCCTGGGTAGCGCAGTGCTTCGCACAGCACAACGCTTGCGCCGGATCCGAGGAGACCAACCGCCGCCCCTAACCCCCCAAAACCCGCTCCGATGATCAGGCAGTCGACGACGCCCTGCGCGTTCTGACGGCTTTCGCGTTCCTGCGCCACGAGGTGGGGCGTAAGACCTGCCGCGGAGCCCGTCGAGCCCAGGCTGATCGGTCCCAGAGAGGCTCAGTCGAGACTCAGCGAGAATGCGCCGAAGGCTCCCAAGAACGCTTCCACCACACTCGAGGGTGTGCTGGTCATAGCTCGAAGACGAGCTTTTGTTGTTCATCGTCAGCCTTGAAGCGGATCCGCGTGGCAAAGGTCTTCGGGCCAACCCGAGCGCCCAGCGTGACCTCCAAGGGCGGCTGAGAGGTGCCGAGCTTCTCGACGCGGATCACGACCGAGTACTCACCGCGCGCGGGCTCGCCCTGATCGAGGAAGACGTTCTCGATGTTCTGACCGAGGCACTCGTTGCGCGAACCTGGGCAGTCGCGCTCCTTGACCAGGCCGTCTTCGCTCACGCGGCCGACCTCCACTAGCTCACCGCTAGGATCCGTCACCTCGAGATCGACGTCCGCGTCCGCTTCGCTCCACGCGATGGTGAACTGCACGAGCCCGGTGTGGAGGCCACAACCTTCATCGAGCACGCCGTTGCAGTTGTCGTCGATGGCGTTGAAGCACAGCTCCGGACCGCTCGGCACACACACCCGCTCCAGCACCACACCGGGAGGAAGCGACACGTTGGCGAGCTCTGGGGTCGCCTTGGACTTCGTGCTCGCCGCCGGGCGCGCGGGGCTACACGCTTCTGCCAGGACAAAAAGCGCCAAGGCGCCAAGTAGGAACTTTGGCGCCTTGGTGATGTGGGCTTTCGCTGCAGGGCTCACGGAGCGCTGACTCTAGCACCGCTCCGGGCAGCGAAAACCCGCAACGGTGAGCGAGCGCCTTTCCCGAGGCGCCCACCCTGGACGAAGCCGCTCAGTCGTCCTTCTTCGCGTCCTCGGGCATCGCCACGCCAGTGACGATCTTCGGGTTCATGAGGTCGTGGTAGGCCGCCTTGGCGAGCTCGCCGGTCGGGCCCTTTTCGTCGCGCAGCGAGAGCAGCACGCCTTGCTCACCCATGAACTTGAGCGCGCGGATCGCGCCTGCGCGCTTCGCCTCGTCGCTGCCCTTCGCCATTTGCATCAGCTTCATGCGCATCACCACGCGCGTGAAGGAGTGCGGCCCGTTGTCGATGGACAGGTTGTTCATCTGCTTCTCGAGCATCACCCGCGCCCACTCTTGAGGCGTCTGCTTGATCGGCACCTCGCTGATGGCCTGGGCGTTATCGATCCAGCGGAAGATACGCCCTTGCTCGAGGTCCTCGGTGCTCCAGTAGCCGAAGGTGTTGTACCAAAGCTGCTGCAACGCCTCGACCTCGGTCTTGTCCTTGTCAGCGAACAAGGCCATGGCGCGCTTGGCCGTGGACTCGGTGCCGCCGAGCATCAACGCCAACGCGGCATCGACGCGCAGCGCATCGCTCTCCATCAGCTTGAAGAGCTTGTCTTCCACCGCCTGATCGAAGCCTGCCATACCCACCGCGCGCGCTGCCTGGTTACGCGCCTTGAGCGAAGCCTCGGGGGTGATCAGCTCGACGAGCGCCGCCGAGGTGCCCTTGGTGGGACGCTGGATCAACGTCTCGAGCAAGCATTCCCTGCGGAACTGGTCGTCCTTGTCAGGCTTGTTGTACTCGCCGATCTTCTTGGCGACTTCGATCATGTCCTCGTCTTTGGCGACCCAAGCGAGGGCCGCGCAGGCGCGCATGCGGCTCTGCTCGTTCTCCTTCGGACGCTCGATGTACTCGAGCATGGGCTTGAAGGCCTTGTTGTCGCCGAACTCGCTGAGGCCGTCCGCAGCGCCGTAGCCCACCGCGCGCAGCGCCATGCCGAGCATCGCGATGCCGCCGCCCATCAAGCCGTCCATGGTCACCGTGATGTCCGGCGGCTTGCGGTCGAACTGCTTCACCAGGTTCGGGAAGTCCTGGTTGTCCTTGTAGGTGCCGATGTAGCGCAACGCGCTCTGGGAGATTTCCCAGGCCTTCGGGAGCGGCGGCTGCTGCCCTTCCAGTGGCAGCGCCTCCGGCGGGAACGCCCAGTCACGCAGCTGCTTGATGTCCTTCTCGCTCTTCATGTTGGAGAGCGCGCGCAATCCGTTGGCGTGGGGCGTCGGCAGGTCGTGGATCCAGAAGATGATCGCGTCCTCGGTCTGAACGCGCAGCTGCTCCGCCTTGTCAGGATGTAGCGTCCCCAGGTCGGCGAGCATGCGTGAGGCCACGACGCGCTCCTTGTCGTCGCGCTTCAGCATCATCTCGTAGTCGTTCTTGTCCGAGTAGATCTTCAGCGGATCCATGCGCAGGCGCTTGGCCAGCGTCGGCGCGGCGCGCACATCGCCAATCTCTGCGAGCGCGAAGGCGGCCTCGGTCTGCCAGTGGATGTGCGGCTTGGTGGCGATGTACGTGAACAGCGCGTCGCCTCCCCGCGGATCCGCCAGTTCGCGGATCATGTCCATGATGACCTTGGTCTGGTGCCAGCTCTGCTCCGGGGTGTCGCCCTCTTCGATGGTATCGAAGGCGAGCACCAGGCCGGCGGTGCCGATGCCGTCGCGCAGCGCCTTCAGGTACTCCTTGCGGCTGTCCTTG
This sequence is a window from Polyangiaceae bacterium. Protein-coding genes within it:
- a CDS encoding 4Fe-4S dicluster domain-containing protein, which translates into the protein MNPIAMAAVILSLLAMFAWSAHRRWAMLKVGGPTHESRVSNIGARAKAVWVYAFFQKKMRYYLAAGLAHQFIFLGFVLLLARSIILWGRGFDPSFNLFILGPEPVAGIPLGKIYNLLKDVLASLVVLGALVFVYYRTINKQKRMALSWEGLLILGIIITMMLADIFYDGAAQVLHVKHAALCANPTGDLVATCGSIQTIVAPLGSHVPEQVHFSPWEPAGSSAALAVQGLSPNALVILAHIGFWTHSSLVLIFLNILPYSKHFHILTVMQNVFLTDLTPKGRIRPMAKNSDELMAMVEKGMESDDMHAAPIGYARIQHFTWKDVLDFYTCTECGRCSDNCPAATTGKILSPKHFTLDLRDHLYHRQDEIMEVTKINRVLLDDLRPKEGAEEGGEESAEESTEEASAEADGGEKADSGERVFEDLNLVPGVVHEDVLWACTTCRACEEQCPVMITYVDKIVQMRRNLVTIQGEFPAELQGPFDGMETNGNPWNLSRMDRANWAEGLDIPLASDKPDAEVLYWVGCAASYDDRAKRISRATAALLRQAGIDFAVLGQEETCTGDSARRAGNEYLFMTLAEANIETLNGYKEQGGVKKIITTCPHCFNTLANEYPDFGGKYEVVHHTDYLLGLVAEGKLKPGKSVNAKVVYHDSCYLGRYNDIYDPPRKILEGIPGVQLVEPEYWTKNKGLCCGAGGAQMWMEEQNKDRVNIKRTKQLLETGADTIASACPFCMTMLTDGIKAEEKEDKIKQLDIVELLAISCGAEEKQPEAEAAE
- a CDS encoding NAD(P)-binding protein, with amino-acid sequence MAQERESRQNAQGVVDCLIIGAGFGGLGAAVGLLGSGASVVLCEALRYPGGCASSFTRGGQRYESGATLFSGFGPGQLFDDWSRQLELGVEFQALDPLIELRTPELVLPVWRDRARFVETLSALEPRFASSLQRFFAEQKTIADTLWQLFDTPELLPPFRSSSLWQHSLRTPSYLKLLPLIGQPLGRYIERHGLSECQALRTYLNAVCQITVQTAADEAEAPFALAALDYCFRGTGHVAGGIGSFASAVTDAISRRGTDVRFSNRVQRIAREPLGDFRVETRHGTWRARSVIANLLPQDLARLLGYADAELRELSAQVESGWGAVMSYLTLDATKLSEKAAFHLQLVADTEQEFSCGNHVFCSVSDAREHSDGVASGSKQRSATLSTHVKLAWLRSLSESERADTVRAIQQAMRRTLELRAPEVAGAALHWMPASPRTFERFTGRFGGYVGGVPRRAGLANYRRLGPLRVEPGLYLVGDSVFPGQSILAAALGGLRTAEAICAKELGIGIGKRRLSAQHADPHVSPPARSRGAPTR
- a CDS encoding HEAT repeat domain-containing protein — encoded protein: MLDSSQPEPVQQPAVFPPAKAPSDRVHAAKWPPDDDDVGGGGGLPAGGGGGGVPAGGGFDGGDGNFKKGRFKPVAVLVGLLAVGGLAAALALGGKQDAEKLTVEQAEEQKKAIFILPESEQIPKWRQWATGDRSDYLKQEAIKQLAYMKDPDGVDLAIAALKEPSEPLQAQAAVALAWYGPKLAEKAKQPLLEALKTAGPGSKPQIAWALVELGESSAFNEIMTLYRLGHLSKVQRLDGGVAFDTEKIVALVSLDDLAKLYKDESGAVRQLVATVLSRHADPKYTDQLIELLNDKDKEISRQAAPGLGKIGDDRARQPLVRAIRGADKDSRKEYLKALRDGIGTAGLVLAFDTIEEGDTPEQSWHQTKVIMDMIRELADPRGGDALFTYIATKPHIHWQTEAAFALAEIGDVRAAPTLAKRLRMDPLKIYSDKNDYEMMLKRDDKERVVASRMLADLGTLHPDKAEQLRVQTEDAIIFWIHDLPTPHANGLRALSNMKSEKDIKQLRDWAFPPEALPLEGQQPPLPKAWEISQSALRYIGTYKDNQDFPNLVKQFDRKPPDITVTMDGLMGGGIAMLGMALRAVGYGAADGLSEFGDNKAFKPMLEYIERPKENEQSRMRACAALAWVAKDEDMIEVAKKIGEYNKPDKDDQFRRECLLETLIQRPTKGTSAALVELITPEASLKARNQAARAVGMAGFDQAVEDKLFKLMESDALRVDAALALMLGGTESTAKRAMALFADKDKTEVEALQQLWYNTFGYWSTEDLEQGRIFRWIDNAQAISEVPIKQTPQEWARVMLEKQMNNLSIDNGPHSFTRVVMRMKLMQMAKGSDEAKRAGAIRALKFMGEQGVLLSLRDEKGPTGELAKAAYHDLMNPKIVTGVAMPEDAKKDD